The proteins below are encoded in one region of Clostridium pasteurianum DSM 525 = ATCC 6013:
- a CDS encoding DUF3892 domain-containing protein has protein sequence MSDKSKITKVKKNKDGDITDIMLEDGNIHSIEEAIVMTKNGSIEGVNVGKAKNGREFLRSNPNGDENDNLDSKPTF, from the coding sequence ATGAGTGATAAGTCTAAAATAACCAAAGTGAAAAAAAATAAAGATGGAGATATTACAGATATAATGCTTGAAGACGGCAATATCCATTCTATAGAGGAAGCTATAGTTATGACAAAAAATGGTTCCATAGAAGGGGTAAATGTTGGAAAGGCTAAAAATGGAAGAGAATTTTTAAGAAGTAATCCTAATGGAGATGAAAATGACAATTTAGATAGTAAGCCTACATTTTGA
- a CDS encoding carbohydrate kinase family protein, translated as MNNVLCMGELLIDFICSDVNTSLDLGENFKKKAGGAPANVTAAICRLGGKASFVGKVGDDPFGKFLKDTLDDLNVDTSMLLMDKVEKTTLAFVSLKSNGERDFVFNRGADGCLKYNELNLDKIYSNKVMHFGSATALLSGDMRESYVRIMQEANSRNIFISFDPNFRDNLWEENVDDFVQISKKCIEFADFIKVSDEELKIITGKEDMYEAVDALRGNGNKMVAVTLGKDGTLISTSEKTEIVPSIKIKSIDSTGAGDAFVGSLLYKISLLDNAKELFKDFNTLRDIVVFANKVGAIVCTKLGAIAALPTLEEVENMK; from the coding sequence ATGAATAATGTTTTGTGTATGGGAGAATTGTTAATTGATTTTATATGCTCAGATGTAAATACTAGTTTAGATTTAGGAGAAAATTTTAAGAAAAAGGCTGGGGGAGCACCTGCTAATGTCACTGCTGCTATCTGTAGGCTAGGAGGAAAGGCATCTTTTGTTGGTAAGGTTGGAGATGATCCTTTTGGTAAATTCTTAAAAGATACTCTAGATGATTTAAATGTAGATACTTCTATGCTACTTATGGACAAGGTGGAAAAAACTACCTTAGCTTTTGTTTCATTAAAGTCAAATGGAGAAAGAGATTTTGTCTTCAATAGAGGAGCAGATGGATGTCTTAAGTATAATGAATTAAATTTGGACAAAATATATTCAAATAAGGTTATGCATTTTGGTTCTGCGACAGCACTACTTAGTGGAGATATGAGGGAAAGTTATGTAAGAATTATGCAGGAAGCTAATAGTAGAAATATCTTTATATCCTTTGATCCTAATTTTAGAGATAATCTTTGGGAAGAAAATGTAGATGACTTTGTTCAAATATCAAAGAAGTGTATTGAATTTGCTGATTTCATAAAAGTTAGTGATGAAGAATTAAAAATAATAACTGGTAAAGAAGATATGTATGAAGCTGTGGATGCACTAAGAGGAAATGGAAATAAAATGGTGGCAGTAACTTTAGGAAAAGATGGTACTTTAATCAGTACTAGTGAAAAAACAGAAATAGTACCAAGTATTAAGATAAAATCTATTGATTCTACTGGTGCTGGAGATGCCTTTGTTGGATCATTGCTTTATAAAATATCATTACTTGATAATGCAAAGGAACTTTTTAAAGACTTTAATACATTGAGAGATATTGTAGTATTTGCAAATAAAGTAGGTGCCATAGTGTGTACTAAACTTGGTGCAATAGCAGCATTACCTACTCTTGAAGAAGTAGAAAATATGAAATAG
- a CDS encoding 5-fold beta-flower protein, producing the protein MERIYDRKDSTYGYLRGNKIYCKKNKLMGYVYGPCVYDANYQLVGYISNDIVYNCYGYPVGYASQSDYKVYDDSNRHVGHVHSTFTSLVAAAGLFLLLGGLFGSHHGRYGYGYNNYGYSNWGYGSNYGYPGGFFW; encoded by the coding sequence TTGGAAAGAATTTATGATCGCAAAGATTCAACTTATGGATATTTACGTGGAAATAAAATTTATTGTAAAAAAAATAAACTAATGGGTTACGTTTATGGCCCTTGTGTCTATGATGCAAATTACCAATTAGTAGGATATATTTCTAATGACATTGTTTATAATTGCTATGGCTATCCTGTAGGATACGCTAGTCAATCTGATTATAAAGTTTATGATGATAGCAACAGGCATGTAGGCCATGTACACAGTACCTTTACTTCATTAGTGGCAGCTGCTGGTCTATTTCTTTTGTTAGGCGGACTATTTGGAAGTCATCATGGTAGATATGGCTATGGATATAACAATTACGGCTATAGTAATTGGGGTTATGGCAGCAACTATGGATATCCTGGTGGCTTTTTCTGGTAA
- a CDS encoding NAD-dependent epimerase/dehydratase family protein, which yields MNVLVTGGAGFIGSHIVDLLIENNYKVSIIDNLSHGKKENINPKAVFYEMDIRCEDIQEIFEKEKPEFVIHNAAQISVPNSIIDPINDASINIMGTINVLEASRKVNVKKIIYPASAAIFGEPSYLPIDEEHPLEMLSGYGVTKHTVEHYLKVYKSLYDINYISLRCSNVYGPRQDYSGEGGVVAIFCEKLLSNEKPCIYGDGYQIRDFVFVKDVAKAYLMAIESNVNGIFNVCTNSKVTVNELLSTINNILHKDITATYTHSREGDIKDSYMSYDKINEVIGWKPEKTLIEGLKETLNYYNNSLKI from the coding sequence ATGAACGTATTAGTAACGGGTGGAGCAGGTTTTATAGGTTCGCATATAGTGGATTTATTAATAGAAAATAATTATAAAGTTTCTATAATTGATAATTTAAGTCATGGAAAGAAAGAAAACATAAATCCAAAAGCTGTTTTTTATGAAATGGATATAAGGTGTGAAGATATACAGGAGATTTTTGAAAAAGAAAAACCGGAATTTGTAATTCATAATGCAGCTCAGATAAGCGTACCCAATTCTATAATTGATCCCATAAATGATGCCAGTATAAATATAATGGGTACTATAAATGTATTGGAAGCATCTAGAAAAGTCAATGTAAAAAAAATTATATATCCAGCTTCTGCGGCCATTTTTGGTGAACCGTCGTATTTACCTATAGATGAAGAACATCCACTTGAGATGTTGTCTGGGTATGGGGTTACAAAACATACTGTTGAACACTATTTAAAGGTATATAAATCACTATATGATATAAATTATATTAGTTTAAGATGTTCAAATGTGTATGGTCCAAGACAGGATTATTCAGGAGAAGGGGGAGTAGTTGCTATATTTTGTGAAAAATTGTTAAGCAATGAAAAACCGTGTATATATGGCGATGGATATCAAATAAGAGATTTTGTTTTCGTAAAAGATGTAGCAAAAGCATATTTAATGGCCATTGAATCAAATGTAAATGGTATATTTAACGTTTGTACCAATTCCAAGGTTACAGTTAATGAACTACTTAGTACTATAAATAATATTTTACATAAAGATATAACAGCTACCTATACCCATTCAAGAGAGGGTGATATAAAAGATAGCTATATGTCTTATGATAAGATTAATGAAGTTATAGGTTGGAAACCAGAAAAAACTTTAATTGAAGGTCTTAAAGAAACCTTAAACTACTATAATAATTCTTTAAAAATTTAA
- a CDS encoding GNAT family N-acetyltransferase has translation MLINSLLRGKNVRLTSLREEDFNKIYEWYNDAYSLRLFDTIPSYPYSEEHISNWIKEKQKSSNDYIFAIRSTADNDFIGYIDLNSISWNNRVATLSIGIGASDVRGKGYGTEAMQLILQFGFHELNLHRIQLCVLSYNKPAIRLYEKVGFIKEGCFREYVQRDGNKYDMYLYGILYKEWIEASS, from the coding sequence TTGTTAATAAATAGTTTGCTTAGGGGAAAAAATGTAAGATTAACTTCCCTTAGAGAAGAAGATTTTAATAAAATTTATGAATGGTATAATGATGCATATTCATTGAGACTTTTTGATACGATTCCAAGCTATCCCTATAGTGAGGAGCACATAAGTAATTGGATTAAAGAAAAGCAAAAATCTAGCAATGATTATATTTTTGCTATAAGAAGTACAGCTGATAATGATTTCATAGGATACATAGATTTAAACAGCATTTCATGGAACAATAGAGTTGCTACGCTGTCCATAGGAATAGGGGCCTCGGATGTAAGGGGTAAAGGATATGGTACTGAAGCAATGCAGCTAATTTTACAATTTGGTTTTCATGAATTAAACTTACATAGAATTCAACTTTGTGTATTAAGTTATAACAAGCCGGCTATTAGACTTTATGAAAAGGTTGGTTTTATAAAAGAAGGATGCTTTAGAGAATATGTTCAAAGAGATGGTAATAAGTATGATATGTACTTATATGGTATATTATATAAAGAATGGATTGAAGCAAGTTCTTAA
- a CDS encoding serine/threonine-protein kinase, with product MKHIYKKYIEHFNTNLLQCMVLGRGHNGVVYLLPDGKVIKVCFSEESCRGEYYILNKVNGNKYFPKVYGMNGNYMIRDYVGGICLRDYVKEYGFDRELALKVVSLLEEFDKLKFTKRDIRCKDIFVQPDGTLKVIDPKKCYSKERDFPRHLSKGFEKLGILDYFMEVVKEKRPKLYRRWFRKIREYIREISEEDD from the coding sequence ATGAAACATATTTATAAAAAATATATAGAACATTTTAATACAAATCTTTTACAGTGTATGGTTTTAGGAAGAGGGCATAATGGAGTTGTATATTTACTTCCTGATGGAAAAGTGATAAAGGTTTGTTTTTCGGAAGAAAGCTGCAGAGGTGAATATTATATATTAAATAAGGTAAATGGAAATAAATATTTTCCCAAAGTCTATGGAATGAATGGAAATTATATGATAAGAGATTATGTAGGAGGAATATGTTTAAGAGATTATGTTAAAGAATATGGTTTTGATAGAGAGCTGGCCTTAAAAGTTGTAAGTTTATTGGAAGAATTCGATAAACTTAAATTTACTAAAAGAGATATTCGCTGTAAAGATATATTTGTGCAGCCAGATGGTACGTTAAAGGTTATAGATCCTAAAAAATGTTATTCTAAGGAGAGAGATTTTCCTAGACATTTGTCAAAGGGATTTGAAAAGCTAGGAATATTGGACTATTTTATGGAAGTTGTAAAAGAAAAAAGGCCTAAATTATATAGAAGATGGTTTCGTAAAATTAGAGAATATATAAGAGAAATTTCAGAAGAGGATGATTGA
- a CDS encoding WG repeat-containing protein, producing MLQNSENINDFDIFLPKGATIVIPLNPKDTTIVKVDDLDLDGNLEAVIPYKLSDEYYLMVLKKYNGQWHNVFSINGKGIGINYLNYVDFDGSGVKNIVVGWQVGAIWSDLNIFAWKMYGLKRIVKNLNYSILQIFSVPKTKRKDFAIWQHDTGEAYKIEVFGIEKDNIFKDKKFYKDYFKIVANYYKKKVLEMPDAAFYWYYLADAQIKSGDKKDALKSIEKGLSLNIDYPPKEAFTNLKDKAESKRGIVGYVPSEIYPASLRTIDGIKWGYINAKGDFVIKPNFDSAGEFQENGLSIVSKNDYMGVIDGNGKFIIDPKYDYIEKFSENIAIANNKNGYYAFSDIGKIIFQHEYYIGNFKEDRAVFVEIHDNNQWIYGYVDRNGRVIISAKYEVANEFNNSKAVVKLLKGPYEIIGISGDTIQSFKYPFVGNINEGLLPFKQEIDGKFGYINEKGEVVINPQFGSVEAFHNDVAVVNSSTDFENKYGLIDKKGNFIIQPIYNDVKLLNEDMAAVGKAIDENNPSKGSKYAIADTKGKLITDFIYYGISDYKNGLASVYNDTCTFFVDKEGKEVSSLPKVKGSGVMTLLDDIVKVDVDNRVSYLNKNGDIIWKQNTEVILKDQYKIQEIKYNPNRNYLLYYPEVLGIRDKKRQRHINKKIADLAGVKKIGSEEQLDYNYFGDFSIEFFKKNLVVLEIHGYNYPFGAAHGMPTLIYVHVDLKEGKIYRLEDLFKKNSHYVKVLSNIIEKQIKAQGEESEIWINEYKGIKRDQPFFISQDVLNIYFYPYEIAPYAAGFPTFHIPFKEIDDIIDKKGEFWRSFN from the coding sequence TTGCTTCAAAATAGTGAAAATATAAATGATTTTGATATTTTTTTACCTAAGGGTGCAACAATCGTAATTCCCTTAAATCCAAAGGATACAACAATCGTAAAAGTAGATGACTTAGATTTGGATGGAAATTTAGAAGCAGTAATACCCTATAAATTATCTGACGAATACTATTTGATGGTTTTAAAAAAATATAATGGACAATGGCATAATGTATTTTCAATAAATGGTAAAGGAATAGGAATAAATTATTTAAACTATGTTGATTTTGATGGAAGTGGTGTGAAAAATATTGTGGTGGGTTGGCAGGTAGGTGCTATTTGGTCAGATCTTAACATATTTGCCTGGAAGATGTATGGTTTAAAAAGGATAGTAAAAAACTTAAACTATAGTATTTTACAAATATTTTCTGTACCTAAAACTAAAAGAAAGGATTTTGCAATATGGCAGCATGATACTGGTGAAGCCTATAAAATAGAGGTTTTTGGCATAGAGAAAGATAATATTTTTAAGGATAAGAAATTTTATAAAGATTATTTTAAAATAGTGGCTAATTACTATAAAAAGAAAGTTTTAGAGATGCCTGATGCTGCATTTTATTGGTATTACTTAGCGGATGCACAAATTAAATCAGGAGATAAAAAAGATGCATTAAAATCAATAGAGAAAGGCCTTAGTTTAAATATTGATTATCCTCCTAAAGAAGCTTTTACTAATCTAAAAGATAAAGCGGAAAGTAAAAGAGGGATTGTGGGATATGTGCCCAGTGAAATTTATCCAGCTTCACTTAGAACTATAGATGGAATTAAATGGGGATATATTAATGCAAAAGGAGATTTTGTTATTAAACCAAATTTTGATTCTGCGGGAGAATTTCAAGAAAATGGATTAAGTATAGTTTCAAAAAATGATTATATGGGAGTTATAGATGGCAATGGTAAATTTATTATAGATCCTAAATATGATTATATTGAAAAATTCAGCGAAAACATAGCTATTGCCAATAATAAAAATGGATATTATGCTTTTTCAGATATCGGAAAAATTATATTTCAACATGAATATTATATTGGAAATTTTAAAGAGGATAGAGCTGTATTTGTTGAAATACACGATAATAATCAGTGGATATATGGATATGTAGATAGAAATGGCAGAGTTATAATTTCTGCAAAATATGAGGTAGCCAATGAGTTCAATAATTCTAAAGCAGTAGTTAAATTATTAAAAGGTCCTTATGAAATAATAGGTATAAGTGGGGATACTATACAAAGTTTTAAATATCCCTTTGTGGGAAATATAAATGAAGGTTTATTGCCTTTCAAACAAGAAATTGATGGTAAATTTGGCTATATAAATGAAAAAGGCGAAGTTGTAATAAATCCACAATTTGGTTCAGTTGAGGCCTTTCATAACGATGTAGCTGTTGTAAATTCATCTACGGATTTTGAAAACAAATATGGATTGATAGATAAAAAAGGAAATTTTATTATACAACCTATATATAATGACGTAAAACTTTTAAATGAGGATATGGCAGCAGTTGGAAAAGCTATAGATGAAAATAATCCTTCTAAAGGATCAAAATATGCTATAGCTGATACTAAAGGCAAATTAATAACTGATTTTATATATTATGGAATTTCTGATTATAAGAATGGTCTGGCTTCTGTTTACAATGATACTTGTACTTTTTTTGTGGATAAAGAGGGAAAAGAAGTATCAAGTCTGCCTAAGGTAAAGGGTAGTGGAGTTATGACATTACTAGACGATATAGTTAAGGTTGATGTAGATAATCGAGTTTCCTATTTAAATAAGAATGGGGATATAATATGGAAACAAAATACAGAGGTTATATTAAAGGATCAGTATAAAATACAGGAAATTAAATATAATCCTAATAGAAATTATCTATTGTATTATCCTGAAGTTTTAGGTATTAGAGATAAAAAAAGACAAAGACATATAAATAAAAAAATTGCTGATTTAGCTGGAGTGAAAAAAATTGGTAGTGAAGAGCAGCTTGACTACAATTATTTTGGTGATTTTTCTATAGAATTTTTTAAAAAGAATTTGGTAGTGTTAGAAATACATGGATATAACTATCCTTTTGGAGCAGCACATGGTATGCCTACTTTAATTTATGTACATGTGGATTTAAAAGAAGGTAAAATATATAGACTAGAGGATTTATTTAAGAAAAATAGCCATTACGTTAAAGTACTAAGCAATATTATTGAAAAACAGATTAAAGCACAGGGAGAAGAATCAGAAATATGGATTAATGAATATAAGGGAATAAAACGAGACCAGCCATTTTTTATTTCACAGGATGTATTAAATATATATTTTTATCCCTATGAAATAGCTCCTTATGCGGCAGGATTTCCTACCTTTCATATACCATTTAAGGAGATTGATGATATCATAGATAAAAAGGGAGAATTTTGGAGATCTTTTAATTGA
- the dapG gene encoding aspartate kinase has product MKIVIQKFGGTSVSTEERRLLVLEKILDAKKNGYSPVVVVSAMGRKGDPYATDTLLSLLDKHFKESNLQATDLLMSCGEIISTVVMSNELNKRCIDSVPLLGGQSGIITDNNFGKASVINVDTKKLLPILNEKKIPVVAGFQGITEDGYITTLGRGGSDVTACILGSALNANKIEIYTDVDGIMTADPRIVKNASLIKEISYNEVFELAYQGAKVIHPRAVEIAAKSNIPLVVKNTLNHCSGTIINKDGNEKYNSVITGIANMNNRVQINVSLADNDGNSNYFNILNTLGENKISIDLINVFPNKKIFTINKNQFIPFSIMMKNLNIKYSYEDNCSKIALIGNGIKDVPGVMATILKTLTKEGIEILQTADSNTTIWCLVKTPSSVAAINALHRDFNLENKYNCIKD; this is encoded by the coding sequence ATGAAAATAGTAATACAGAAATTTGGTGGTACTTCTGTCTCCACTGAAGAAAGAAGATTATTAGTATTAGAGAAAATACTTGATGCAAAAAAAAATGGTTATAGTCCTGTGGTAGTGGTGTCTGCCATGGGAAGAAAAGGCGATCCCTATGCTACAGATACTCTTTTATCTCTTTTAGACAAACATTTTAAAGAAAGTAACTTACAAGCAACGGATTTGCTTATGAGCTGTGGTGAAATTATAAGTACTGTAGTTATGAGTAATGAATTAAATAAAAGATGTATAGATTCTGTGCCTCTACTTGGAGGTCAATCTGGAATAATTACGGATAATAATTTTGGAAAGGCCTCAGTAATAAACGTTGACACAAAAAAACTTTTACCCATATTAAATGAAAAAAAAATCCCAGTAGTAGCTGGATTTCAAGGTATAACTGAAGATGGATATATAACCACTTTAGGAAGAGGTGGCAGTGATGTTACTGCTTGCATTTTAGGTTCTGCACTAAATGCAAACAAAATAGAAATATACACAGATGTAGATGGTATAATGACTGCTGATCCAAGAATTGTTAAAAATGCTTCATTAATAAAAGAAATAAGTTACAACGAAGTTTTTGAATTAGCCTATCAAGGAGCTAAGGTAATTCATCCTAGAGCAGTAGAAATAGCTGCAAAATCCAATATTCCTCTAGTAGTAAAAAATACTCTTAATCATTGCAGCGGTACTATAATTAACAAAGACGGTAACGAAAAATATAATTCTGTAATAACCGGTATAGCTAACATGAATAATAGAGTTCAAATTAATGTTTCATTAGCCGATAATGATGGAAATAGCAACTATTTTAATATATTAAATACGCTAGGTGAAAATAAAATAAGCATAGATTTAATAAATGTATTTCCAAATAAAAAAATTTTTACTATTAACAAAAATCAGTTTATACCCTTCAGCATAATGATGAAAAATTTAAATATAAAATACAGCTATGAAGATAACTGTAGTAAAATCGCACTTATAGGTAATGGTATAAAAGATGTACCGGGAGTTATGGCAACTATTTTAAAAACACTTACAAAGGAGGGAATAGAAATTTTACAAACTGCTGATTCCAATACAACTATATGGTGCCTTGTAAAAACCCCTTCATCAGTTGCTGCTATAAATGCACTCCATCGAGACTTTAACTTAGAGAATAAATACAATTGCATAAAAGATTAA
- the speD gene encoding adenosylmethionine decarboxylase has protein sequence MWAIDKNKLKLYGFNNLTKSLSFNIYDVCYTENDQDRKKYIEYVDEQYNSERLTGILKDVTEIIGASVLNIAKQDYEPQGASVTLLISEEEVPLYVLDPSCNKGIVSPIRENLVGHLDKSHVTVHTYPESHPQNSISTFRVDIDVATCGTISPLKALDYLIDSFDSDIITIDYKVRGFTRDVDGHKHYIDHKINSIQNFIASRTIDRYLLTDMNIYQSNIFHTKMKLKDIKLENYLFDMEEKSLTKEKKETIIKALDREMTEIFYGININ, from the coding sequence TTGTGGGCAATTGATAAAAACAAATTAAAACTGTATGGATTTAATAATTTAACAAAGTCACTTAGTTTCAATATATACGATGTATGTTATACTGAAAACGATCAGGATAGAAAAAAATACATTGAATATGTAGATGAACAGTATAATTCTGAAAGGCTAACGGGAATTCTAAAGGATGTTACTGAAATAATAGGAGCAAGTGTACTAAATATTGCAAAGCAAGATTATGAACCGCAGGGAGCCAGTGTAACACTTCTTATTTCTGAAGAAGAAGTACCTTTATATGTGCTTGATCCATCTTGTAATAAGGGAATAGTGTCACCCATTAGAGAAAATTTAGTTGGACATTTAGATAAGAGTCATGTTACAGTACACACTTATCCCGAAAGTCATCCGCAAAATAGTATAAGTACTTTTAGAGTAGATATTGATGTAGCAACCTGTGGAACCATTTCACCACTTAAAGCTTTAGATTATTTAATCGATAGCTTTGATTCAGATATTATTACTATAGATTATAAGGTCAGAGGCTTTACAAGAGATGTAGATGGTCATAAACACTATATAGATCACAAAATAAACTCTATACAAAACTTTATTGCAAGCAGAACTATAGATAGATACCTTTTAACTGATATGAATATATATCAATCTAATATATTCCATACGAAGATGAAGTTAAAAGATATTAAATTAGAGAACTATTTGTTTGATATGGAAGAAAAAAGTTTAACTAAAGAGAAAAAAGAAACCATAATAAAGGCATTGGATAGGGAAATGACAGAAATATTTTATGGGATAAATATAAATTAG
- a CDS encoding sensor histidine kinase → MLFTYSTLALICIVFNTIYPKKYIGLISASHILGLFTIIFSIFDDIIKLNFIITNITVLCFLLANFIAIMALLNFINAPIKSNYKYVVVIITILDIFSVNFFPSLSVFIHKVLIMCIYIFIGILIVKVKNNNISKMCLGICCIIFPALQIIFEILIVFIIKNIFNLDLAVYVIQSLACSLFLILITMEDERKNFNKHMNMLEEKVKDREEFINRANEIDKLKMEFLANISHELKTPINVIFSSIQLVELNLAKDDLSDREKALDYLKFMKQNCYRLIKLSNNFIDMSKIEAGFMDLNLHNIEIVKLIEDTTISIVPFAEERGIKIIFDTEIEEKLMACDAEKIERVILNILSNAIKFTPKGGEINVYVYENNNNMHILIKDSGIGIPKYMQDKIFDRFTQVKDGLLKENEGSGIGLSLVKHLVEMHGGKITLESDINKGCKFNILLPCKVIEGENARDFSNNSIGMRRVEIELSDI, encoded by the coding sequence ATGCTATTTACCTATTCAACTCTAGCTCTTATTTGTATTGTATTTAATACTATATACCCTAAAAAATATATAGGTTTAATATCAGCAAGTCATATATTAGGGTTATTTACAATTATTTTTTCCATATTTGACGATATTATAAAATTAAATTTTATAATTACTAATATTACGGTACTCTGTTTTTTACTAGCAAACTTTATTGCAATAATGGCTCTATTAAATTTTATAAATGCACCTATAAAATCAAATTATAAATATGTAGTAGTAATTATCACAATATTAGATATATTTTCTGTAAATTTTTTTCCAAGTTTAAGTGTTTTTATTCATAAAGTATTAATTATGTGCATCTATATTTTTATAGGTATATTAATAGTTAAGGTTAAAAATAATAATATAAGTAAAATGTGTTTAGGCATTTGCTGTATTATTTTCCCCGCACTTCAGATAATATTTGAGATCCTAATAGTTTTTATAATTAAGAATATTTTTAATTTAGATTTAGCTGTTTATGTAATTCAATCATTAGCTTGTTCATTATTTTTAATATTAATAACCATGGAAGATGAACGTAAAAATTTTAATAAACATATGAATATGCTTGAAGAAAAGGTTAAAGATAGAGAAGAATTTATCAATAGGGCAAATGAAATTGATAAATTAAAAATGGAATTTTTAGCAAATATATCTCATGAACTTAAGACACCTATAAATGTCATATTTAGTAGTATACAATTAGTGGAATTAAATTTAGCTAAAGATGATTTATCTGACAGAGAAAAAGCTTTGGATTATCTCAAATTCATGAAACAAAATTGCTATAGACTTATAAAATTATCAAATAATTTTATAGATATGAGTAAAATAGAAGCGGGTTTTATGGATTTGAATTTACATAATATTGAGATTGTGAAACTTATAGAAGATACTACTATTTCTATTGTGCCTTTTGCAGAGGAAAGAGGTATTAAAATAATATTTGATACAGAAATTGAAGAAAAGTTAATGGCCTGTGATGCAGAAAAAATAGAAAGAGTTATTTTAAATATATTATCCAATGCTATAAAATTTACTCCAAAAGGCGGAGAAATAAATGTTTATGTGTATGAGAATAATAATAATATGCATATATTAATAAAAGATAGCGGTATAGGTATTCCGAAATATATGCAGGATAAAATCTTTGATAGATTTACACAGGTTAAAGATGGTCTTCTAAAAGAAAATGAAGGCAGTGGAATAGGTCTTTCATTAGTTAAGCATTTAGTTGAAATGCATGGTGGAAAAATTACTTTAGAAAGTGATATAAATAAAGGCTGCAAATTTAATATATTACTTCCCTGTAAGGTAATTGAAGGTGAAAATGCAAGGGATTTTTCTAATAACAGTATTGGGATGAGAAGAGTAGAAATAGAACTTTCTGATATCTAA